The Oryza glaberrima chromosome 9, OglaRS2, whole genome shotgun sequence genome includes a window with the following:
- the LOC127785205 gene encoding acetyl-CoA acetyltransferase, cytosolic 1-like — MASDNIGSRDVCVVGVARTPMGGFLGALSSLSATKLGSIAIEAALKRANVDPALVQEVFFGNVLSANLGQAPARQAALGAGIPNTVVCSAVNKVCASGMKATMFAAQSILLGINDIVVAGGMESMSNAPKYIAEARKGSRFGHDTLVDGMLKDGLWDVYGDFAMGNCAELCADNHALTREDQDAYAIQSNERGIAARNSGAFAWEIVPIEVPVGRGKPPVLVDKDEGLDKFDPVKLKKLRPSFKENGGTVTAGNASSISDGAAALVLVSGQKAQELGLQVIARIKGFADAAQAPELFTTSPALAIPKALANAGLESSRVDYYEINEAFSAVALANQKLLGIPSEKINVHGGAVSLGHPLGCSGARILVTLLGVLREKGGKIGVAGVCNGGGGASALVLELA, encoded by the exons ATGGCTTCGGACAACATTGGCTCGAGAG ATGTATGTGTTGTTGGGGTTGCACGCACCCCTATGGGTGGTTTCCTAGGTGCCCTGTCTTCCTTGTCAGCTACCAAACTTGGTTCCATAGCAATTGAAG CTGCTCTGAAGAGGGCAAATGTTGATCCAGCCCTTGTGCAAGAGGTCTTCTTTGGTAATGTGTTGAGTGCTAATTTGGGGCAAGCTCCTGCAAGACAAGCTGCTTTAGGTGCAGGGATACCAAACACAGTTGTTTGCAGCGCAGTTAACAAAGTTTGCGCATCTGGCATGAAAG CGACAATGTTTGCAGCACAGTCAATTCTATTGGGCATCAATGATATTGTTGTAGCCGGTGGCATGGAAAGCATGTCTAATGCTCCAAAATACATTGCTGAAGCTAG AAAAGGATCTCGTTTTGGACATGACACTCTTGTTGATGGCATGCTTAAAGATGGTCTTTGGGATGTATACGGTGATTTTGCCATGGGAAATTGTGCTGAGCTTTGTGCTGACAATCATGCTCTGACAAGGGAAGACCAG GATGCCTATGCTATTCAAAGCAATGAGCGTGGAATTGCTGCTCGGAACAGTGGTGCTTTTGCATGGGAGATTGTTCCG ATTGAAGTTCCTGTTGGGAGAGGGAAACCACCGGTACTTGTTGACAAAGATGAGGGCCTGGACAAG TTTGACCCAGTGAAACTGAAGAAGCTCCGTCCTAGTTTCAAGGAGAATGGTGGTACTGTTACTGCTGGGAATGCTTCTAGTATAAG TGACGGTGCTGCCGCATTAGTATTGGTGAGTGGGCAGAAGGCACAAGAACTTGGACTGCAAGTTATTGCACGAATCAAAGGATTTGCAGATGCAGCTCAA GCTCCTGAATTATTTACCACTAGCCCGGCACTTGCCATACCTAAGGCTCTTGCTAATGCTGGCTTGGAGTCTTCTCGTGTTGATTACTATGAAATTAATGAAGCCTTTTCA GCTGTTGCACTTGCAAATCAAAAGCTTCTTGGAATTCCTTCA GAAAAAATTAATGTACATGGAGGAGCTGTGTCTTTAGGACATCCTCTTGGATGCAGTGGTGCTCGAATTTTGGTCACCCTGCTTGGT GTTCTTAGGGAGAAAGGTGGCAAAATCGGAGTTGCTGGTGTTTGcaatggcggaggcggagcatcTGCTCTCGTTCTCGAGCTTGCATAA